A window of Chryseobacterium sp. IHB B 17019 genomic DNA:
ATATTATTCTGAACATATTCAATAGCAAACTGAATTTTTTCGTCTATATCAGTAATTAAATTTAATTTTTCAACCAGATTAGGAGCATATTCCAACAAAGAATCTTTATTGAAAATCTCTTCATAAATCGGCGATATATAATTCGACAATTCTTTCCAGCTGCTATCCGTAGCAAAATCTATGTAAGGAAAAACTTCGCGGTTGGCATCTACGGGATTAATATAATTCTTTTCTTCAAAAACAAATCTTTCACCTTTATTCAAATAGCTTATTTCCGGTGCTAAAACATTACCGTTTTCATCTCTGAAAAAGGATTTTTTATAAGCAATTTTTTGTTCGCGGTCATTAATAAAGGTAAATTTAAAGCTTCCGTAAGCCCAATAATTATCCGGGCTTACCCAAACGTACTTTGAGAATTCTTTTCTTAAAAAATCACGATCTGTAAAAGCTTTTACTCTGGAATCTTCTAAAATCAAAACATCATAAAGACGTAAATCTTTTATGGTAATATTAATTTTTTTATTACTGCTTAGAATCCCACCGCTGCTTTGGTTCTCGCTGTCCAAAACTTTGATTTTCATATCCGGAATTTTATCAATCAAAACTCCATCCCGTAAAACACTTATTCTATGAATATTATATACTTCATTTTCTTCCACTACAATATCCATCACGGAGGCTCGTTCCAGATTTGAAGGCTCGTTCAGAGTATAGGCCATGCAAACATATTCATTGTTTTCTGTATTGCTGGTATAATATTTTTTATCTAAAAAGTAGCAATAATCCCTTCCTTCATCTATTTGCTTTTTTGCAAATTCAGAATCTTTTATTCTTTCTATAAGCTCTTGATCTTCAATATTTCCCGCCCACGACGAAGATTTTTCAATCTTATAATTTTCCGTTACTACTTGATTATCCATATTATTATTTGTTAATATTGTTTATTTGGTAAAAAATAAGGAGGTCAAATTAACTAATTAAATTATAAAAAACAAGAGTGAAACTACGACTATGCTCAACTAGACTTCGGCACAATAATTGGTTTAAGTCCTAAAATCAATTCAATAAGATATATACTTGCAAAAGAAATATCAAAAAATAAATTAAATTAAAACAAATGATGAAAAGATTTATAGTAAGCGGAATGATGCTATTGGCATCTGTCACTGTCTTTGCGCAGGAATCACCAAAAATTCCTAATCTAAAAAAACTCCCGGCAAAACAGCATCTTTTGAAAACCAAAACAATGATTATTGGGCCGAAAAGACTGCAATGTATAGGAATTATGCAAACCGGCGACTGCTATCAGGTAAAACAGGATAAAAGCCAGAAAGAATGGGAAAGCTTTCCTTATCCTATCGAGGGTTTCAAACACAAACCTGGCTATCAGTATGTAATTTCCGTTAAGGTGGTCCCTTCAAAAGTCGTTCTGGAAGGAGCAACCGAGGAATATGTTTATCTCAAAACAATTTCTAAAACAAAAGTGAAATAAATAAAAAACCTCCAATTGGAGGTTTTTATTTTTACATATTACCGATATGTTCGTGATCTTTCGGAGGTTTCGGGTAATTTCCTTTGGTTACCTCTCCTACGCTGTTTGCCGTTGTCATGGCTACCACAAGATCATTCAGCATGCCACTTGCGGCAGTCGGAGAATTCGGAAGTAAAACAAGGTTGCTTCTGTTGCTTGCCCCTATCGCATGTAATGTGTCATAATGCTGTGTAACTACGATTAATGCAGATGCTTCGTGAGAACTTATATCAACACTATTCAGCATTCTTACTGATTCTTCAAGACCTTTTGCAATCTCTCTTCTTTGGTCTGCAATACCCTGCCCTTGCAGCTTTTTAGACTCTGCTTCAGCTTTTGCAACCGCTACAATTCTTATTCTCTGTGCTTCAGATTCATATTCTGCGGCTGTTTTTTCTCGTTCTGCAGCGTTGATTCTATTCATGGCGTGTTTTACCTGCTCATCCGGGTCAATATCCGTAACCAAAGCTTTGATAATATCGTATCCGTAACTTTGCATAGCTTCCTGCAATTCACTTTTAACGGCAACCGCAATATCATCTTTTCTCACAAAAACATCGTCTAATTTCGTTTTTGGAACCTCTGCACGAACTACATCAAACACATAAGATGTAATTTGATTTTCAGGATTTTCCAAACGATAGTATGCGTCTTTTACATTTTCTCTGATGACCTGATACTGCACAGAAACTTTCATTTTAATGAAAACATTATCCAGGGTTTTCGTGTCAATAATAACATCCAACTGCTGAATTCTAAGATTCAGACGCTTTGAAATCTGGTCCAAAAACGGAATTTTCAAATGCAAACCCGCGTGGCTTACTTTTAAGAATTTACCTAATCGTTCCACCACCGCTGCAGATTCCTGCTTAACCGTGAAAAAAGATGCAAATAATGTGATTAGTCCAAAAAAGACCAGAATGCCTAAATATATCATAGTTTTAATTTTTTAATGGGTCGAAATAACTTGTGTTTTGTTAAAAAAACGGTCAATTGTACTTCTTTAAAGGTAATAAAAATAATTCAAAAGAGATATTTTTAATCAGCTGAAATCAATTAAATTAAAATGCAACATTTCATTAAAATATTTTAGGAAAAGATTTAATTTTGGGGTATAGATTATTGATATGACTGATCCTAAAGAAATATTAGCACAACACATTTCCAGACTCATTTCTATTACGGATGAACAGATGGATTATGTCTATTCACATTTCAATATAATTAAATTAAAAAAAGGACAAAGCTTAATTACAGAAGGTGATTTCGTAGACCATGAATATTTTGTGATTGATGGCTGCCTGAAAGCATTTTACCTGAATGACAACATGAAGATGTTTATCCTTCAATTCGCAATGCCGACGTGGTGGGTAACGGATTTTGATGCGCTTTATAATAAAAGCAGAGCAACCATTAATGTAGATTGCATTACGAACGCAAATATTTTATCTATTTCCAATGAAAACAGGGAAAAAATCTGCAAAGAAATCCATGAGATAGAACATTTTTTCAGATGGAGAACCAACAAAGGGTATATTGCCCTGCAAAAACGCCTGCTTTCCTTCATGGATAATGATGCAAAATATAGATATGAAGAGCTTCTTTCCCTTTACCCTCAATTGTACAATCTTGTCCCGAAACATCTTATTGCCGCTTACCTCGGTGTAACCCGAGAAACGTTAAGCCGACTTCATCAATAAATGGCTGGAAGCTAGAAGCGGGAGGCTGGAAGTTGTTGACATTGTTAAAAATATCCGCTCCAATAGTAACTTCCAGCCTCCCGCTTCTAACTTCCAGCTTCAAAACTTCCTCAATTTCGTGATCTACCTCACGTAACTTTTTCTTTAATTCGGCTGAACTTTGTGTCATAATTTAAAACCTAATCAAAATGGACACAAAAAATTTTAAAGTAAACAACGAAAAAAGTTTAGTTGAATGGATCGGTAGAAAAGTAACCGGAGCACACAACGGAACTATTGAAGTAAAAGAAGGAACTTTTGCTTTTGAAAACAACAATCTTTTATCAGGAAAATTTGTAATCAACACAAAATCAATCAAAATTCTTGATATTGAAGATGCTGAAACCAATGCTCAGTTTGCGGGGCATCTGGCTTCCGATGATTTTTTTAATTCTGATCAGTTTCCTGAATCTGTTTTCGAAATTACCCACGCAGAACCGGGTGACAACAACATTTACAATGTAACAGGAAATCTTACCATCAAAGGAATTACCCATCCGGTGGATGTGATTTTACAGATTGTAAAAACAGACAATGTTGCAGTTTTAGACGCTAAAATTGTGATCGACAGAACGAAATTCAACATCAAATTCAGGTCAGCAAATTTCTTTACGAATCTTGGTGATACTTTGATCTACAACAATTTTGACTTAAATGTTCATTTGGTTGCAGAAGCAATTTAATTCAAATTTAATTTAACCTTAAAAATTTCACATCATGCCATTCATTAAAATAGATGTTTTGCGCGAAGATCTTAACCGCGAAAAAAAACAACAATTACTAAGAAAAATCAGCGAAGTGGTAACAACAGTTTTGAATAAAGACCCACATCTAACCCACATCGTGATCAACGAAATTGAAGATGACAACTGGGGATACGCCGGAGAACAGGTTTCCGTATTAAAAGAGCAGGGATTTTCAACCGAAAAAAAGTAAATTAGTAATGAAAAAACAAACAGTAATCGTTACAGGTGCATCATCAGGAATTGGTCTGGAAGTAGCACGATATTTTCTGGACAGAGGTGATAATGTAGTAATTAATTCACAAACCGAATCAAAATTACAGGAAGTTTACAACAAATTGGGAGCAGGCGAAAATCTTGCGATGATTGCAGGAGATATTTCCCAAAAAGCAACAGGAGAAGCATTAGCGAAAATCGCCCTAGAAAAATTCGGGTCGATTGATGTTTTGGTGAATAATGCAGGAATTTACGAAAACAAACCGTTTCTAGAAGTTACGGAAGAATATTTAGACACATTTTTAAATACTAATTTAAAAGGCACATTCTTCACCACACAATCAGTAATTCCTCAGATGATAAAACAAAATGACGGGGTCATTATCAACATCGGAACACCACTGGTTTACCACGCGATTATGCAATCTCCTTCCACCGCCCCGATTTCCAGCAAAGGAGCAATCCATGCGCTGACATTGCAGCTGGCCGCCGAATTTGGAAGACAAAATATTAGAGTAAACACCGTCGCACCCGGATTAATCAGGACTCCGATGCACGATGAAACAATTGACAACAATGCCGGTATACACCTTATTAACCGCATTGGAGAACCGGAGGAGGTCGCTCAAATGGTTCACGCTATTGCTAAAAATAAATTTATTTCCGGAGCCATCATTAATGTAGATGGAGGAATGGGTGCCGGACACAGTTTATAACAATGAAAATCTTATTATTAATCGCATGGCTGTTCAGCTTCCCGTTGAGCAGTCATGCACAAAAAACAAATATTATGAAAACAGATCAGACTCAGGAAATAGAAATAAAAAATGTTATCGAAAATTATTATTTCAAAGGAATTTATGAAGGTAATACCGAACTTCTAAAAAAAGTTTTTTATAAAGACGCGCTACTTTTCGGAGACATCAATGGTGTCCCATATTATAAAACCGCAGAACAGTATATTGAAGCTGTAGGAAGCCGTGTGAGTCCGGAAAATTCAGGGAAACCTTTCGTGGCAAGAATCATCTCAATTGATGTGATTAACTCAATCGCCACAGCAAAATTAAATGAGAAAATGTATGATTTTAATTATTACAATTTTATAACTTTCCATAAAATAAACGGAGAATGGTTGATTGTCAACAAAACATTAACCGATGTAAAACCCTAACCTAATTTTTTTAACCAAAATCAACAAAATCATGTGGAATAAAAATAGAATTACAGAATTATTAGGAATAGAATACCCTATTATGCAGGGGCCATTTGGTGGAGGATTATCAACCGTTGAGCTTACGACTACGGTGAGTAATCTCGGTGGTTTGGGCGGATTTGGTGCCTATACTTTGTCGCCTCAGGAAATCTATGATATTGATAAAGAAATAAAATCAAAAACAGATAAACCCTACAACCTTAATCTTTGGGTAAACGATCACGATATTATTGATGAAGAGCATACGCAAAAGCAATATGAGAAGGCGGTTGAGACTTTCAAACCTTATTTTGACCTTGTAGATACAGAAGTCCCTCCACCTCCACCCTCTTTTGAATCCAGATTTCAGAATCAGCTGCAGGTTATTTTTGATATTAAACCTAAAGTTTTCAGCTTTATGTTCGGATTGCTGGATGAAAACATTATCGAAGACCTTCATCAGCAGGGAACTGTTGTTTTTGGAAATGCAACTACTTTGGATGAAGCCTTAGCTTTGGAAAAACTTGGTGTGGATGCCATTGTTGCTTCCGGATTTGAAAGTGGCGGTCACAGACCTTCGTTTCTGGATAAATCAGAACTTTCCACCACCGGAACTTTCGCCTTAATTCAATTGGTAAAAGATAAAGTGAAAATCCCTGTTGTCGCAGCCGGAGGAATTGCCAACGGCCGCGGGATAGCCGGAGCATTTACTTTAGGGGCCGAAGCCGTACAAATTGGAACTGCATTTCTTGCAACCGAAGAATCCGGAGCATTGCCGATCCACAAAGAGTTTTTGTTCTCCGATGCAGCAAAATCCACCACCCTTTCGAGAGCTTATACCGGAAGATTAGGACGTGGAATTACCACTGAAATCACCAGAAATGTATTGGCTGCAACAGACAAAACCCTGCCTTTTCCTTTACAAACCAATTTCATGGGAGCATTGAGAAAAGCCGCATTGGAACAGCAAAAACATGAATTGGTTTTCTTCTGGTCCGGACAAATTGCCCCGATTTTAAAGCATAAAAAAGCATTTATTTTAATGAAATCATTAATTGAAGAAGCGAATGAATTGTTGAGTTAGATGGCTGGAAGCTGGAGGTTTGGAAGCTGGAAGTTGTTATCCGTCGATACTAACTCCCATCTTCCAAACCTCCAGCTTCCTTACTTATAATTAAACCGTCATTCCGATGTCGATCCCCTTAATTTTCCTGTAAAGATCGGTTGCGAAATTGTCAGTCATTCCGGAAACGAAATCGATCACACCCAAAACTTTCTGATAATCGGTTCCTTCTTCGTAAACAAACTGTTGTGGAAGTAGCTTTAGTGCCATTTTATCGTAAGATTTTCTTTCGTCTTTTGATTTTAAAATTGATGGAATAAAATGATCCAGCAACTCATACATTACGTTGTAGCCGGCATTTTCGATCTCAACAACGGCTTTATGATTGTAGATTTTTGCAATAGAAAATTTCTCAATTTCTTTTAAAGAATTATTTTCAGATTTATAAATATCAAGCAGGGCTTTGTCAAGACTTCCGTTGAGAATCTTTTCAAAGTTCTGTTTGTACGTTTCAATTGATTTATTGATTAAAGCATTAATAACTTTTGCTCTTAAATAAGAAATTTTTTCGTTATCATTTCCAATGGATGCCAGTTTATCTTTTACTCTTTTAATATCATCGGTTTCAGATTTTACCAGTTCAAAAAACAGATTTTCGCAGTCGGCAGTTGAAACAATGCCGAGTCTGTGGGCATCTTCCATGTCGATAATGTTGTAGCAAATATCATCTGCAGCTTCTACCAACCAAACGAACGGATGTCTTTTGAAAATATGAGGCTCTTCATTTTCTGAAATTAAATTCGTTCCCTTTGCAATTTCAAGGAAAATATCTTTTTCATTTTGAAAAAACCCGAATTTCTTTCTGTGGAGAATGGCTTTATCTCTCGCAATCGCCTCACAGGGATATTTTGCAATGCTCGCCAATGTAGAAAATGTCAATTGAATTCCTCCCGCATCTTTTCCCTGCTGTTGCTGAGCCAAAACTCTGATGGCATTGGCATTTCCTTCAAAATTCATTAGATCTGCCCATTCTTTTTCATTGAATTTCGGCTTTAAATCGGCTTCATTTCTTTCAAAATAACTTGCAATTGCATCCTCGCCGGAATGTCCGAAAGCCGGATTTCCCACATCATGACACAAACATCCTGCTGCAATTACATTTCCCAGGTTATGAAGGTAAAAATTGCTGGAATCTTCGGTCAAATCACTTTTAAAATTATCATGAATGAATTCACCAACAACACTTCCCAAACTTCGGCCTACAGACGAAACCTCAAGCGAATGCGTCAGACGGTTGTGCACAAAAACACTTCCCGGAAGCGGAAAAACCTGCGTTTTATTTTGCAGCCTTCTGAATGCAGATGAAAAAATAATTCGGTCAAAATCTCTCTGAAAATCCGTTCTCGAAGCTTTTGTATGCGGATTGTTTCCTGTACGCTGATTGGTAAAAATCTGGTTTAAATTCATCATTTTTCAAAATTACTTCAAATTTTATTTTTAATGAACTAATCGAATGATTTTTTCTTAAAAACTCAAAAATACAGCTTCTATTTTTCCGTAAAAATACCTGAAAATTTCATCTCATTTTCGGCTTAACTTTGTGATTACTAATAACCGAAAACTGAAATCATGTCTGAAATTTTACAACAAATATTGGGAAGCACGATTGTCACGGCATTTTTCACGGCAATCATCGCTTATTTTTTTCACAGGAAAACTGAACGGCAAAATGCTGTTATTAAAAGAGAATTTGAAAGCTTATCAAAAAAAGATACTTCCTATTTTGAATGGCGAAAAAACACGGTGGAATTATTGGGGCAGGTTTATATTCATTTAAACCGGTTAAAACTTGCTTTTCAAAATAAATATTCCAAAATAAAAGACTACGACCAATTTTATGAAGATGAGATTATTCTAAAATCCAATCAGCATATCAGGGATCTGCTCATTAACAATGGTCATTTTCTGCCACCGGAACTCCTGGATGAAGCTACAAAACTGATTGAACATTTTGATGTTTGGTTAACAAAATACCATCAAACAAGAATTTTAAATAAAGATATTAATTCAAAACAGATTTATGTAGGTCCGGACGGTTTCCGATTTCCTGAAAATACTGAGAAGTTGTTTAAGGAAAAATATATTGAAATGTTTAATGAATTACATAAGTGAATATTTTAAACCTATTCTTAATTTAAAATTAAAATCGTGGCAAAATAATTGTAGTTTATAAACTACAAATTCAATTCATGCCTGAAGGTCCATCCATACTATTAATGAAAGAAAGCCTGCAAAAATTTGTAGGTAAAAAAGTTGTGAAAGCCGATGGAAATGCAAAGTTTGAAAAAGATCCTTTGGAAGGGAAAACGCTATTGGAAATCCGGACTTTCGGAAAACAAACTTATCTGATTTTTGATGACATTTCTGTGAGAATCCATTTGCTGATGTTCGGTTCTTACAGTGTTGATGAGCAGACTAAGCCTGATCAAAGCTTACGTTTATCATTACAATTTAAAATGGGAAGCATGTATTTTTACACATGTTCCGTTAAATTAATTGAAACAAAAGATCTGGAAAAAATCGATTGGGAAGCCGATGTTTTAAGTAACGAATGGAATCCTAAAAAAGCCGAGAAAAAGTTAAAATCCAATCCGGAAATGATGGTTTGTGATGCTTTAATGAATCAGGATATTTTTTCAGGAGTAGGAAATATTATTAAAAATGAAGTTTTATTCAGGATTGGAGTTCAGCCGGAAAGTTTGCTGGGAAAAATGCCTGCGAAAAAGATAAAAGAGCTTATTGCCGAAGCCAGAAATTACAGCTTTGATTTCCTGAAATGGAAGCGCGAATTTACTCTAAAAAAACACTGGCTGGCACACACCAAATCCACCTGCCCTATTTGCGGTGAAAAACTGATTAAAAAGCAAACCGGAAAAGGAAAAAGAAGAAGCTTTTATTGTGAAAAGGATCAGAAGCTATATTAATTGTAATTTTATTTAAATAAATTTTAACACAGACAACTTTCTCCATAATCCTAAGTAATCGAAAATTTTCTATCTGTAATCTACCATTTTTAAAGTGTTAAGTTGTGAATTCTGTTTCATCTGCAAAACAAATTAATTCATACAAATTTGATTTACAAATACATACACAACGGCATGCATTTTGAAATTATCTTAATAACACAAAAATGAAAAAAATGATTGCATGTACATTAGTCACAACATGCCTTATAACTTCAGCATACTTTTATGCAAAAAGTTATGAAAAGGCTAACAGAAAAAAATAATCTGCCATTTGGCTTTCGGATACGGAAGCCATTTTTTAATGCATATATTGAAATTAATTCATTACAACGAGAATTTTTATGAACAAAAATTTACATAAAACGCTGTTTATATAAAATTTTTATGCTCAGCATTATATTTCGTTGTATTTATCAAGTTTAAAATATAACCTATTAAAGTATTGCCAGATCAATAATAATTTACGAATAAGATAATAAATGTATTAATATTTTCGTAAAAATATATTAAATAATTGTAAACAAAATCCTAAATTACCTTCAATAAAAACCACCTAACTACCTGATAAACATCATTATTTATTAATTTTGAATCTCAATATAAAGTTGTAATATTGCAGTATAGAATTGATAAAAAAACATCAAATAATTAAAAATAAAACAAAATGGTAACTTACATCGGAATTGCAACATGTTTAGTAGTATTTGCTTCTTATTTCACAACAGTTAGAAGAGAAAATAATTAATTTC
This region includes:
- a CDS encoding DUF4377 domain-containing protein, with product MMKRFIVSGMMLLASVTVFAQESPKIPNLKKLPAKQHLLKTKTMIIGPKRLQCIGIMQTGDCYQVKQDKSQKEWESFPYPIEGFKHKPGYQYVISVKVVPSKVVLEGATEEYVYLKTISKTKVK
- a CDS encoding DNA-formamidopyrimidine glycosylase family protein, with the protein product MPEGPSILLMKESLQKFVGKKVVKADGNAKFEKDPLEGKTLLEIRTFGKQTYLIFDDISVRIHLLMFGSYSVDEQTKPDQSLRLSLQFKMGSMYFYTCSVKLIETKDLEKIDWEADVLSNEWNPKKAEKKLKSNPEMMVCDALMNQDIFSGVGNIIKNEVLFRIGVQPESLLGKMPAKKIKELIAEARNYSFDFLKWKREFTLKKHWLAHTKSTCPICGEKLIKKQTGKGKRRSFYCEKDQKLY
- a CDS encoding deoxyguanosinetriphosphate triphosphohydrolase, which produces MNLNQIFTNQRTGNNPHTKASRTDFQRDFDRIIFSSAFRRLQNKTQVFPLPGSVFVHNRLTHSLEVSSVGRSLGSVVGEFIHDNFKSDLTEDSSNFYLHNLGNVIAAGCLCHDVGNPAFGHSGEDAIASYFERNEADLKPKFNEKEWADLMNFEGNANAIRVLAQQQQGKDAGGIQLTFSTLASIAKYPCEAIARDKAILHRKKFGFFQNEKDIFLEIAKGTNLISENEEPHIFKRHPFVWLVEAADDICYNIIDMEDAHRLGIVSTADCENLFFELVKSETDDIKRVKDKLASIGNDNEKISYLRAKVINALINKSIETYKQNFEKILNGSLDKALLDIYKSENNSLKEIEKFSIAKIYNHKAVVEIENAGYNVMYELLDHFIPSILKSKDERKSYDKMALKLLPQQFVYEEGTDYQKVLGVIDFVSGMTDNFATDLYRKIKGIDIGMTV
- a CDS encoding Crp/Fnr family transcriptional regulator; the protein is MTDPKEILAQHISRLISITDEQMDYVYSHFNIIKLKKGQSLITEGDFVDHEYFVIDGCLKAFYLNDNMKMFILQFAMPTWWVTDFDALYNKSRATINVDCITNANILSISNENREKICKEIHEIEHFFRWRTNKGYIALQKRLLSFMDNDAKYRYEELLSLYPQLYNLVPKHLIAAYLGVTRETLSRLHQ
- a CDS encoding SPFH domain-containing protein, with the translated sequence MIYLGILVFFGLITLFASFFTVKQESAAVVERLGKFLKVSHAGLHLKIPFLDQISKRLNLRIQQLDVIIDTKTLDNVFIKMKVSVQYQVIRENVKDAYYRLENPENQITSYVFDVVRAEVPKTKLDDVFVRKDDIAVAVKSELQEAMQSYGYDIIKALVTDIDPDEQVKHAMNRINAAEREKTAAEYESEAQRIRIVAVAKAEAESKKLQGQGIADQRREIAKGLEESVRMLNSVDISSHEASALIVVTQHYDTLHAIGASNRSNLVLLPNSPTAASGMLNDLVVAMTTANSVGEVTKGNYPKPPKDHEHIGNM
- a CDS encoding nuclear transport factor 2 family protein; protein product: MKILLLIAWLFSFPLSSHAQKTNIMKTDQTQEIEIKNVIENYYFKGIYEGNTELLKKVFYKDALLFGDINGVPYYKTAEQYIEAVGSRVSPENSGKPFVARIISIDVINSIATAKLNEKMYDFNYYNFITFHKINGEWLIVNKTLTDVKP
- a CDS encoding YceI family protein, producing MDTKNFKVNNEKSLVEWIGRKVTGAHNGTIEVKEGTFAFENNNLLSGKFVINTKSIKILDIEDAETNAQFAGHLASDDFFNSDQFPESVFEITHAEPGDNNIYNVTGNLTIKGITHPVDVILQIVKTDNVAVLDAKIVIDRTKFNIKFRSANFFTNLGDTLIYNNFDLNVHLVAEAI
- a CDS encoding SDR family NAD(P)-dependent oxidoreductase — translated: MKKQTVIVTGASSGIGLEVARYFLDRGDNVVINSQTESKLQEVYNKLGAGENLAMIAGDISQKATGEALAKIALEKFGSIDVLVNNAGIYENKPFLEVTEEYLDTFLNTNLKGTFFTTQSVIPQMIKQNDGVIINIGTPLVYHAIMQSPSTAPISSKGAIHALTLQLAAEFGRQNIRVNTVAPGLIRTPMHDETIDNNAGIHLINRIGEPEEVAQMVHAIAKNKFISGAIINVDGGMGAGHSL
- a CDS encoding tautomerase family protein, whose amino-acid sequence is MPFIKIDVLREDLNREKKQQLLRKISEVVTTVLNKDPHLTHIVINEIEDDNWGYAGEQVSVLKEQGFSTEKK
- a CDS encoding NAD(P)H-dependent flavin oxidoreductase, whose amino-acid sequence is MWNKNRITELLGIEYPIMQGPFGGGLSTVELTTTVSNLGGLGGFGAYTLSPQEIYDIDKEIKSKTDKPYNLNLWVNDHDIIDEEHTQKQYEKAVETFKPYFDLVDTEVPPPPPSFESRFQNQLQVIFDIKPKVFSFMFGLLDENIIEDLHQQGTVVFGNATTLDEALALEKLGVDAIVASGFESGGHRPSFLDKSELSTTGTFALIQLVKDKVKIPVVAAGGIANGRGIAGAFTLGAEAVQIGTAFLATEESGALPIHKEFLFSDAAKSTTLSRAYTGRLGRGITTEITRNVLAATDKTLPFPLQTNFMGALRKAALEQQKHELVFFWSGQIAPILKHKKAFILMKSLIEEANELLS